The DNA sequence CGCGCTTTTTGGTGACCAGGCTTCGAAAGTAGCCGCTGCCAAGCTTCGAGTGCTCGATGGCGGAGGCGCAAGCAAGCTTGAGGTGTTGCGCGACGTTGATCAGGATCCGCACTGGTTTCTTTTGAAAATGGTGCCGGATATCGATGCTAGCGGTGCCGTCATCGGCGTATTCACCACAATTCTGGATATCGATGACGTGAAGTACCGCGAAGCGGTGCTGAAGACGCTGTTGCGCGAATTGAACCATCGCTCGAAAAACTTGCTGGCAATTGTCCAGTCGATCGCCACACAAACCGCGCGGTCGTCGGACGACTTGCCGGGGTTCCTGTATTCCTTCCGCAACCGCATCCAGTCCATGGCCCAGTCGCAGGATCTGGTTACCGCATCTGACTGGCGCGGCGCGGAATTGTTCGCGCTGACCAAATCCCAACTGCAACCGCTGTTCGGAAAACTGCCGTCAGCGTTCAACATGGTGGGTGACGATGCTTACCTCGCACCCAATGCTGCCTTGCACCTCGGTCTGGCGCTACATGAGCTGGCCATCGATTCGCTGGCCAAGGGGGCACTCGGCCCGGCAGGCGGCGGCGTCGAACTCTCTGCCGAAGAGCGCACCAGTGATCAGCAAGAGCCGCAGCTGATTGTGACCTGGACGGAAACATTTGCCAGGCCGCTGAGTGAGCAGGACATTGGCTCATCGCAGAATAAGGGCTTTTCAAAAACAGTGCTCGGTCGGGTGGTGCCTCAGGCGTTATCGGCTGAGGTCCATCATGAGCTGGACAAGGATCGAATGATCTATCAACTGACAATTCCCGACAGCCAGTATGAGTTTCGGCTGAAACACTGACAGGTTCGCGTTAAGCTGCGGCATCAAAGTTGACACTTCCGCAAGCTTTCATGGAACTTGCGTGATGCCCGGGCGTTTATTCTCCAAAGGAGAAACGTCATGGAACACATCGCAGCCTTCATGTTGCTGATTGCCTGCAGCGACGATCGTCAGGCCTGTTCGGAACAGCCCGCACCAGCAGTGGCCTATGAGACTGTGCAGCAATGCGAGCTGGAGCTTTCGCCAGCGATCGCCTCGATCTCGCAGATCAAGGAAAAGTCCTTCGGCAAATGCGTCGAGGTTGATCCGGCGCTGTTTTACGAAGATGCCGAAATCGTTTGGGACGTCACGTCTGCCGGAGGCATCGAGGTGGCCGTCCAGCTGATCAATCCTGATATGGATATCAATGAGGTCGCACAGGCACCGCAGTCAGACAATCAGACTCCGGCCAGCCGGTTCAATTGATCATCTCTGTGCAATGGCGCGCGCAGGCTGCATTGAAATCAGCCTGCTTCAATCATCAACTGCGAAGTCCAGACGGCGGTGCAGGAAATCGAGATCAGAACTGAGCGGATCGCCCGCACTCGCTGTCTCAAGCAACACCTTGCCATGCGCAGCGATCAGTTTTCTGGCATCGGGACCGGCGACCGAGTAGAGCGAATTCAGCACCACGCCGAGATGGTCCAGCATCATGACGTTGCCTCTGGCGGCCTGACGAAGCGGGTGCAGTGACATGTTGAGCAGGTCGTTGAGCGACAGGCCGGGCACTTTCAACCGGGCCACCCCATCTTCGTCGCAACGCACATCTCCCCGCAGTCCTTCAGACACAGGTTTTACCAGCGCTGCCGCAATACGGTCGGCGCAGGCGATGGCGGTAAAGCTGTCATTGACGCCGGGCGATAGCGCGCGCAAAGCGATTTCCAGCAGAATACGAATTGAAAACCGTATGTCATCAACCGCCCCGCGATAGGGCTCGAGGCTGATCGCCCGGGACACAGAGCCGGAAGCCTTTTCCTTGTCCTCCGAGAACCCGGCCATGGCCAAGGTCTGTCCGGACAACACAAAATCACCTGGAGCCACCTGTACAGATATGTAGGTCTCGTGCTGTCGCGCCAGCTTGAGCAGAGCCGCTTCATCAATCAGTGTGACATATCCGGACCGCTCGGCCTTGATTGCCGTTTCCAGGCTCTCCTCCTTGAAGTCTTCGGTATCAGC is a window from the Hoeflea sp. IMCC20628 genome containing:
- a CDS encoding PAS domain-containing sensor histidine kinase, translating into MTRNPLTDSDRMRIKLAGLRSAGVFTMYQDADLVIRFVANFPSDWPTEIELEGQTDTALFGDQASKVAAAKLRVLDGGGASKLEVLRDVDQDPHWFLLKMVPDIDASGAVIGVFTTILDIDDVKYREAVLKTLLRELNHRSKNLLAIVQSIATQTARSSDDLPGFLYSFRNRIQSMAQSQDLVTASDWRGAELFALTKSQLQPLFGKLPSAFNMVGDDAYLAPNAALHLGLALHELAIDSLAKGALGPAGGGVELSAEERTSDQQEPQLIVTWTETFARPLSEQDIGSSQNKGFSKTVLGRVVPQALSAEVHHELDKDRMIYQLTIPDSQYEFRLKH
- a CDS encoding DUF2254 domain-containing protein is translated as MRMKSLVTLNGLLGVPGAIAIGLWVLAIPLVWLDARFPIVGDPLPFWLAISTDTARSLLATIATAAITTLGLVYSIMLVVFTLAAGNIAPRLLQRFSRDRVNQITAGLLGGTFLYSLSILRATGPDFRPEMSVALAFLLAAISVLQVIHFVHSVSQSVTIDAEVATISEQLERQINRLLVETGADTEDFKEESLETAIKAERSGYVTLIDEAALLKLARQHETYISVQVAPGDFVLSGQTLAMAGFSEDKEKASGSVSRAISLEPYRGAVDDIRFSIRILLEIALRALSPGVNDSFTAIACADRIAAALVKPVSEGLRGDVRCDEDGVARLKVPGLSLNDLLNMSLHPLRQAARGNVMMLDHLGVVLNSLYSVAGPDARKLIAAHGKVLLETASAGDPLSSDLDFLHRRLDFAVDD